AGACTGTACATCTTCATCATACGGCTGGAAGCATTGATAAGCCTGATAAGCAGTATGAAGCGCATCTGGCTCATACATGGTTAGATAACGTGTTACTTCTGAAAGGGACTCCCATAAGCTGTAGACATCCAACCCATAAAAGCCGACCTGATCAGGCTCCGGTGCTTGATCATTGTATTGACGCAGCCATTCCACTAGCGCGACGACTTCCCAATTAGCCCACATCCAGGTTGGCCAGCGCTTAAATGCATGGAGGATGTGATATGCATTCTCGCCTGCGTTTTCATAGCCTTTGATGTAGCGATTCACCTTGTAACAGTCAGGCCAATCGCCTTCAACGGCAATAAAAGAAAAGCCTTTTTCTTGTATTAAGCGCTGACTGAGGCGCTTCCGCCAGAGATAGTATTCTGATGTGCCATGTGTCGCTTCCCCAAGGAGCACAAGGTGTGCATCACCGATCTCTTCCATCAGAGGATCGAGATCTGCTTGCACCTGAAGTGGGCTTCCGACTGTTTGGATCATCTTCTTTGTATCTTCGGATAGGGTGCCTAGCATAGCAGTCACTTTCAAGATCATCTGATCATTTCTTTTTGAAAATTGATGTGTGTCGTTCCTTCTTTGTCGTCAAGCTTTATGGTCGTCCTTTGTAATTGTCAGGCTTCGTACTCAAGGCCAAAGGCAATTTTCACTGTTACCCGATCGTCTTTACTATGAATTTTTAGTATCGTTACAATACAGCTTACGGGATCAGCAAGGGAATATGGTTACCCATATGGAGCATCTTGTCTTAGGTCAATCGGTTACTATCTGGACATAATAAATGGAATGAGGTGTATCCTGTAGAAAGAGATTCATTCTGAGACACATGATCTATTTAAGATAAGACTTGCAGATGATGGGTTCGTGTAACGGTTGACAAATCTTCATCAATTTAAAAAACTGAAACGCTCTTTGTTTCTCACAAATGATAAATTCATTAAGAATTTGGCCCCTTGATCTATACCTTATACTAGTTTCATGTAATAAAACTCGAAATTTAATGTCTCTATTTTTAGACTTGTGTTTAATCTGTAATCGACAGTATTTAATAAGAGCTTATCGATAAGCCGAAAAACGAATGAGAAGGCGAGTAGAGAATGGCCCATCACCATGACATCATCGTCATTGGCGCTTCTGCAGGGGGCGTTGAAGCGCTTATCCAACTTGTACAGAGTTTGCCAGCCGATTTACCCGCGGCCATGTTCATTGTGTTGCATGTCGCATCTGGGGGTGCTAGCGTGCTCCCCCAGATTCTTACAGATAAAGGCCATATACCCGCTGTCCATCCGCAATCTGGTGACTCAATAGAAAATGGAAAAATTTATGTTGCACCAAACGACCATCATCTCATTATTGACGATGGGGTTGTCGTACTGAGCAATGGCCCGCGTGAAAATGGTTTTCGTCCAGCAGTGGATTCGCTATTCCGCACAGCTGCGAATACGTATGGCTCACGTGTGGTTGGTGTGATACTTACCGGGTTGTTGGATAACGGCAGTGCAGGGCTTGTCTCTGTCAAAAGACAAGGTGGCATCGCGATTGTACAAGACCCCGAAGATGCCATGTTTTCGTCCATGCCAGAAAGTGCGCTCAAAGTCGTCCAGGCAGATTATGTTTTGCCTTTGGCACAGATCCCAGAAACACTGGTGAAATTGGCTTCAACAGAGGTCACTGAAACCCCAAAATCCGGGGATCCTTCTCGTACTGATAGTGCAACAACAGGGGATAAGGACGATATCTATATGAAGAGTGAGGGTAAGGTCACAGACATGGTATGCCCGGAATGTGGTGGCGTGATTGTTGAATATCACGAAGGCATTAATAACAACTTGGTACGCTTTGAATGCCGCGTTGGGCATCGTTATTCGTTACAATCTATGCTACAAAAGCAAGAAGAGACGGTAGAAGCTGCCTTATGGGCGGCTGTGAGGTCGTTGGAAGAAAACAGCTCGCTTTTCCAGCGCATGAAACAACAAGCGTATGATTTGAATAATGTACTCTCTGCTGAACGATACGCTGCCAGAGCCCAGGAAGCTGAACAATACGCAGATGTCATCCGACAAATTTTGTTAAAAAAATGATGCGTGCAAGGAAAGGGGAAGTTGTGACTCATCAAAAAGATCGTTCAAAACATGATAAAAAATCCCATTTCCCGATTATCGCCCTTTGTGCCTCTGCAGGTGGATTAGAAGCTTACGAAGCGTTTTTCCAGGCATTGCCTGAGGGCAGCGGTATGGCGTTTATTGTGATGCAGCATCAGACGCCGGATAAAGAAAGCATTCTGTACAAGATTTTGCAACGCTTTACGAAGATTCCAGTAGAAGTGATTACAGCAGGCACAACTATTGAGCCTGATATGATTTATGTGGTGCCCTCAGATCATGGGGTCACGCTCCAGAACAGACAGTTCCAATTGTCGAAGCTGCCTAAGAACCGTGGTTGGCCCAGCACGATTGATCATCTTCTTGAGTCTCTGGCTCATGATCAGCAAGAATGTGGTGTCGGCATTATCTTCTCTGGCCTGGGAACAGATAGCACAGTCGGCGCACAAGCCATTCGGGAAAACAACGGTATTGTCATTGTGCAGGATCCCGCCTCGGCTGTTCAAGATGCTATGCCAAACCATATTATTGAAGTCGGTCTCGCAGATAAGGTCCTGAAGCCTTCCGAGATGCCAGATTATTTGTTCAAAACTTTCGAGATTGACGTTCCGCAACAGCCCCAGAAAGAAAACGCCGAGGATACTCTCTCGGAGACCCTACTAAATAAAGTTATCAGACGACTTCGCCGCCAGACGGGTCGTGATTTTGAAAACTACAAATCCAGTACGTTACAGCGTCAGATTGCTCGACGCGTTGCGACGTTACAACTTGATTCATTTGATGACTATCTTGATTACATGAATCAGCATCCAGAAGAAGCCAATCATCTGACGGAATATCTGCTTATTAATGTCACGAGCTTTTTCCGAGATCCAGAAGCATTTGACTCTTTAAAGACAAACGCCTTGCTGCCGATGCTGCGCCAGATGGATATTGATATGGTCTTACGGGTTTGGGTGCCGGGTTGTGCAAGTGGGGAAGAAGCCGTTTCTTTGGCGATTGTGATCCATGAGTGCTTACGAGAACTGGATATGCAAGAGATGGAAGTGCGGATTTTTGCCACGGATATCAATCGAGAGCTGATTCATGAAGCGCGTAAAGGCATTTATCCCCTCACAATTACTGGAAATATCTCCGAGGATAGACTGCACGATCACTTTATCTCTGAGAGTGATGGTTACCACGTCCGCAATCATATCAGCCGCATGATAATATGGTCAGAACATAACCTGGTGGAGCACCCGCCATTCTCTCAACTTCACTTTATCAGTTGCCGTAATGTTCTCATTTACTTCCAGCGGCAACTCCAGGACCGTATTTTATCGCTATTTCAATTTGCACTCCGTCCAGATGGTATTCTATTTCTTGGCTCGTCGGAGACAACGCCGGTGGGCACCGGTGAATTGGTATCCCTCGACAGCAGGCAAAAAATTTATCGGCGAACATCAAACCAGAGCAGAGGCTGGCTTCAACTCAATCAACCCCTGTTCAAGAGTGTACCGGAGCCCCT
The Phototrophicus methaneseepsis DNA segment above includes these coding regions:
- a CDS encoding CheR family methyltransferase — translated: MTHQKDRSKHDKKSHFPIIALCASAGGLEAYEAFFQALPEGSGMAFIVMQHQTPDKESILYKILQRFTKIPVEVITAGTTIEPDMIYVVPSDHGVTLQNRQFQLSKLPKNRGWPSTIDHLLESLAHDQQECGVGIIFSGLGTDSTVGAQAIRENNGIVIVQDPASAVQDAMPNHIIEVGLADKVLKPSEMPDYLFKTFEIDVPQQPQKENAEDTLSETLLNKVIRRLRRQTGRDFENYKSSTLQRQIARRVATLQLDSFDDYLDYMNQHPEEANHLTEYLLINVTSFFRDPEAFDSLKTNALLPMLRQMDIDMVLRVWVPGCASGEEAVSLAIVIHECLRELDMQEMEVRIFATDINRELIHEARKGIYPLTITGNISEDRLHDHFISESDGYHVRNHISRMIIWSEHNLVEHPPFSQLHFISCRNVLIYFQRQLQDRILSLFQFALRPDGILFLGSSETTPVGTGELVSLDSRQKIYRRTSNQSRGWLQLNQPLFKSVPEPLEDHMPRQQQPHNDKRDYTLQIVKDMLLEYYNPTCIIVDENYQIRYSFGEVDRYLRLIPGESAYRNVLEMSRDGLDIDLTIALHDAFASNEESFRRNNVWVQTNGHERVINLVVRPIHDSQLGNRLKLVIFELLLEGNDLRNVDPVELVSVDSEANSTVTRLRQELDQTRDVLQSTTQALQAKSEELTTSLEEIRSANEEVQTTNEELRTSKEELESMNEGLNTLNTQLIDQNEELLQANDTLHNFMQATEIAMIFLDQSLHIREFTSVTTQIFSLRTIDKGRQIKEFSHNLNYSDLIDDAETVLNTLDSIEKEIENTNGRWYQVRIRPYRTVNHIVDGVVLTFSDITSQKLSSLYQRQLIDTVENSLIELDSDLRVVNASQSFYDTFEVKEEDTIGKLLYHLGNGQWDIPELRHLLTEIIPEQTIVRDYEVTHSFPELGIRTMRLNARQIAELDRILLVITDISA
- a CDS encoding chemotaxis protein CheB; amino-acid sequence: MAHHHDIIVIGASAGGVEALIQLVQSLPADLPAAMFIVLHVASGGASVLPQILTDKGHIPAVHPQSGDSIENGKIYVAPNDHHLIIDDGVVVLSNGPRENGFRPAVDSLFRTAANTYGSRVVGVILTGLLDNGSAGLVSVKRQGGIAIVQDPEDAMFSSMPESALKVVQADYVLPLAQIPETLVKLASTEVTETPKSGDPSRTDSATTGDKDDIYMKSEGKVTDMVCPECGGVIVEYHEGINNNLVRFECRVGHRYSLQSMLQKQEETVEAALWAAVRSLEENSSLFQRMKQQAYDLNNVLSAERYAARAQEAEQYADVIRQILLKK